The region TGCGGGTGCCCGTTTGGGAAATTCCACCAACGCCAGTTGCAATGCCGCAATAGCAGCATTGCCGTAAAAATTGAGAAACCGATGTTCATGGCCGTCAATCATGGATCGCAATACGACCAGTTGTGTGTTGGAGATCTCGGCTGCTGGGCAGTTGACTATGTTGGCAAACGCCTTCCAGTAGTGTGTTGGCGGGTAGGGATTCTTCTTGGATGCTTTGCTGAAGTCTCGTAAGGAAATAGATGCAAACCCGGCCCCTAGGCCAGCCATTCTATCATTGTGATTTTGCTCAGGAAGCCATGTCGGCCCATCCTTCTTCCATCCGAGTGCGTGTCTACCTCTTTCTGTCTTGTCGTTGCCCCTTGATCCAAAGAGAACGGGACAAACGACTCTAAACTTCGCTAGGAGAATATCAATCAAGGACTGGCCACGCCACGAAAAGTCCTTGTGGGAGAAAACTTGTGCGGTGAAGACGCCAATAGGGTCCGCAGCCTTGGGGTTTGCTCCACACTCATTGATAAATTGGCTAATGATGCCTTTGGCGCAGATGTTCATGAGATATATGAATAGTGATGGTAAAACTGCATCGTTGTTTGGCACGTCTTCGTTGGAACGTTCGCGGGGAACAGCTACAAAGCGGCTGACGTCGACTGGTGGACTAGGTAGCTGACCATCTAGTGATTGTCTCAACAGAGCCATGATTTTGCTCGTCTGTAAGTAGTCAGTAAGGGATGGTTCTTAACCGCCAGAGGCTTTTTTCCAGATACTTACGGGTTGAGCATTGGCTCCCTTCCCACCAGTCAATTGTCCAATCGAAACACGAATCTCTCGTCGAATGGTGCcaaccttgcccttgagtGGCGACCCGGCCACTTTTGACGCTGCTACGATGTCTTTTCGAAGCTGCTTCAAAGCCTGGTGGATTTGAACATATCGATCAGATAGAGGGTCAAGGGGAGATTTTGATGAAGGCGCTGCCTGCCGCTGCGTCTGTGGCGTCTGTGTTTGTGCAACAGGTTGTTGGATTTGCGGAGCGATTGCTGACGCTGCCGGTGTCTCATTCTGACTAAAAGGGGATGGTTGTTGAGATTGGCCTTGTTGAGTAGCGGTTGCGAACGGGTTACTGGGCGTAGGTCTGTCCAAACTGGAGAACAATCCATTTTTCTGAGGTGCGGCTGCCGGCGGCGGCTGGGATTTCGCCTGCGTTCGCTGCGCAGGTTCAGATTTCTTCACTTCTGGAGATTTAGGGGCCGCAGGTtccgtcttcttctcgatCTGCTTCTCGACCGGTTGGACTGGCTCAGGTTCTTGCTTGGGCGGGGGAGGTTTAGGTATCGATTTGGCTCTAAGCGCCTGCAGTCTGGCCTCCTCTGCCGCAATGGCTGCTTCTGCCTTTAGCCTCTCCTGTTCCCTGCGACCCTGTTCAAGTATGCGATTGTGCTCCTCTTTGAGCTCGTGCAGTTCATATACCCTGATAGCAGCTTCTCTAACACGGTCGTGTTCCACCTGCGCAGCGGCGAGCGCATCGCGATGGCTCAATTCATTATTTCTGCCGTCCAGGAGGAAATTGGACAGATAATTTCGGTCGGGGCTCGATAAGAGTTGACTTCTCCTCAAAGGAGAGGAGTTGGTCATTGTGATAGCGGAAGAGGGGTGTCGAAATGTAGGATTCCGGACAGGGAAGGATGAGGACGCGTACTATCGTTGAAGCATTTGGAACATGAGAGGTACTCGAGAAATGAGTTGAAAGTGTCTTGGCTCAGTCGGAAGGATCTCGACAATACGCTGTCGCGCGTTTAGGAATACAATGCTTTTCAATTGTCGATTCGCAGGTCTATGTTGATAAGGAATCTTTTTGTTCCTTGATGGTGGGTTCCCGACTCGATAAGGCGGTACTTGCAACAGACCGCGTTTGGTGTGGCCAAGCTTACTTAAGTATTGGTCGGATCGGTTAAAATAAAGTCCAGGGTGTTACTGTTGTCTATCTGGCCATTCATTTTTCCAAGCGACAACAATCcagcttcagggtaggtaCTCTCCGCCCAAGCCAAAATAAAACACTGAACATACTACAGAGTACCGTATTTTAAGTTGgttcttttttccttttctttttttgtcaCATAACACGGCAACAAAGAGTTGCATACggggtacggagtacacttCCGTACAATGGAACTAACAATGCCAAGGCCTCCAGAGCGTTGAACAGGGCCAAATACCGCATGGCTGCCATCGTCAATTGGCTATATCAGGACAGTCAACCACCAAGGCACTGGCTATTCAGCCGCTTTCCACGAGGACTAAGTTTGTTAGGGCCTCGGAGTGATCCGAGCATGATTTATACATTAAAACAGTCGGGCCAAAATGGCAGGACCCTATTGATGAATGCTGCGAGACGTGGCTGGCTATCGGTGGTTCGATTCGTCGCCTTGTGTTTAAAAATGGCCTCGACATTTGCAGGCTCGACAACGATGGGCAAAGTGTGGTCGATTATGCTCAGCTACGAATCTAAAATTTTCAGTCATTGAGAAATCGCCTGCATAGATATCCCTTTATGTCAAAGACATCACCACTAGGCCAGTTACCCTGGCCAAAGATACCGCGGGGCTGAATTGATGCAGAGCGATACATACGTGCAAAGCCTTGGTCAACCGCTGACATCATctggggaacattgaaggttcaGGCAGCCTTTACATGTAGGAGCTTCCGGAGACGTTGCAACAGttgtaccagactcttgACTCCAGTTTACTCTGGCTGAACTCCACCACACTTCATGGCACTGGGGCAATTCGCATTACACCCTGAGCGTTGCCATGGACGAGTCCAGGACCGTTTCGCATTCTGTTTGCCAATTTAGACAATTTGCAAGGCGCTAGCTACCTAGACATAAGCTAGCCCCATAAGCACCAGGTGGCGATGTTGTCAGTACAAAGTCAAATGGTACTTGACTGGATTTTGAGCTCAAGGGGAGACATCCATCATGAACAAACAAgaaagaccagacagacatcAGCTTGGTCATCTGGTGCCACCAATGCAAAAGTTGCCGGCGCCACATCGATGCCGtcgaaacattgaagctcgagtggtcttggccatcaaatggcTTTAATCGCAGTTACTCCGTGTTCAAGCACTGTCTGTGCGTGTCTGGTGGATAGGCGCCAGACAGTGTTCTAGTTGTCTGGTAGCTGTTGCTTGGCGACTTGTACTCCCTGTCTGGTTGGgtcgtgtctggtgcaaggtTGAGATGATGCTCTGCCAAGTGTCCAGCAGCTCCAATCACCAAATGCCGGAAGCCGACATTGGACCCATAACGTCTGGCCACAAGACTGCCAACGGCGTTCAGTTAGTACCAAACCCAAgaacccaaaaaaaaaaaattaggCAAGTTCCAGGCTTAATTTTAGTTGCCAGCCAACAGCAGAGACCGGCGCACTGCTAGGTCGATTGATCTCTATGTctggtctcaagtgctggtctggtccggcATGGTACCTAAAATCGGCCCACGGTGTAACGGGCAgggctggtctggtacatgtctggtaatattgacttgacacgaGCAGCATCCTAGGCGCCCCATCTTTTCCCCCCTCCTTGGCCCCGACTCCCGTCTCGTACTGTCTTGTCCGGTCTGGTCGGGTCTGGCGTCAAGCTGGCCCAGCTCCAgtccctccatgtccttcctagccagcaagccagccagccagccagctaGCTGTGTGGTGCCCCAGTCTCCAAGCCGAGCCTGGCACGGGCGTTCAATGGTCCTGTTGCCCACCAGATCGGACCCAGAATTTACCATCATTTTGTCCAACTCGGTTCAGCTCTGGctctccatctcttcccATCCCATTTGATCCCCATCAttcaccaccatcctcacTCATAGTCGCAGTCTCGTCTGGAGCTGGACCTTCCCCtcccctctcttcctccatcCATacatccatcccatctctgCCTTCCTttcacagcttcatcatcaaattgCACAAATCCTTCCTTTGCACACTCCTTGGCTCCCGACGAGCTCGCTTTTGCAAATCAGCCGCAATTCCACCCTCCTTTTTGGCAATCACGTACCAGACATCCTCTTCGTACCAGCCTAAGCTCCAGGGCCTTGCTCGCTATCTGTCTCTAAAGCTagcttcagcttcaaacGCCAGCTTCCAACCCTCGACCATCGAAAGCTTTCGACGTCAACGGCACACAAGCCATCTCAAACATCATCGCTTCAAAGCATTCGGCCTCCTGTCTAACGGGATCCCGTCATCTATACAGTCAGATACCGCAAAAACACCGACCGTTACTGCCACGCATTACATTGCACCGCACCGCATAACATCGCACCTCGCCGCACCCGACGTGCCTTGATACCTTCCCATCCAACTGTGTGCTGTTCGTCTCTGACTGCCCATTatggagcagcagcagcaacaacagcaacaacagccgcagcagcagcaacagtcggctcagcagcagccgaCTGGTGGTGTCCCTGGTCCTGCTGGGAGAAGGCTGCACATTGCTCATCGGCGAAGCCCCTCGGAGCTGACCCCGTTGATGAGTATGTTTGCCAACCCTGGAAGTAAGTTGCTATCCATACGTACTATCCCCTTCCCCCATTGAATCAACGTCAAAGACTGTAGACGACCACCAATGTCCACTCTGATGCATCAAGACTTGTCGTGGACCAAAGCCAGGGTGTCTTGTTCACATGTCCTCGGCTTGGTGGCGGGGAGAAGACTGACAATGCCTGGCCCCTTTTTCACCCTCTGATAGCTTCATGAACACTAACATTTTGGCACCTTCTGCAGTGGAACAATTGGCGATTCAGCAGCAGATTGAGttgttgcagcagcagcaacagcagatCCAGGCGACCCATCAGCAATACGTCAACATGGGCATGATGCCTCCTGGCCAACCCCTCGGCCACAATGGCGCATTCAATCCTTTGCAGCCCATGGGCAACGCTTTTCAGTTCCCCAACCAGATGGGACAACAGAACATGGCTCCGCCGAGCCAACCTCACTCACATCGCCGTAATCAGTCGGCAATGCCaaacatgggcatgggcCCTCCACCCGCGCCATCTTCTGGTGCGTCCGGctccaactttggcaactttgaGGCTCCCCCCGCGCACAACCGAGAGAACACCAGCGGCCGAGGCGGCCGAGGAGGCTCTGGCGGCGGCCACCAACGACGACACTCCCTTGCCCTCGCCGatgccaagaaggctgctgagaTCGCTCAGCAGAAACGCACCACGAGTGGTTTCCAGTTCCCCGCCGCACCTGCGCCGGCATCCGACAAGCCAGACGACGAGAACAAACCTGTTGCATCGTCCAACCTGGACATCTCTGTTGCCCAAGGCTCCAACAGAGGTCgtggcggccatggccgaAGCCAGAGCATGGCTGTCAACGGACGTGGTGGTTCCGGACTTCGCAGCAGCGCATTTAATGTTGGGGGTGATGGGGAAATGCGACGTGGTGGTGGCCATGCTCGGACTGGATCCCGCAACTTTGAAGGGAACTGGCGCACTCAGGGACAGAATCAGGACCAGTCTGGCAACGCTGGCCAAGGTTCGTCATTCCAACCGGGCCACAGACCCCGCGGTTCCATAAACCAGTCTGTATCATCGATCGGAGCCTTCCAGTACAACCCTAACCAACCCCAGCTGATGCAGCTACCGGGTCAAATGATGATGCCGCAAATGTATGGCCAGCAGCTCAACCCAATCCAGCTGAGCCAGCTACAGGCTCTCCAGGCTGCTCAAATGAACGGTCAACAGTTTCAGGGCCTCCAGACCTCGCAGCATGCCGGGCAACTTGGcggacagcagcaacagcagcagcaacgaaAGACCCTCTTCACCCCTTACCTCCCCCAGGCCTCTCTTCCGGCTCTCCTCGCCGATGGACAACTTGTGGCTGGTATTCTTCGGGTAAACAAGAAGAACCGTAGTGATGCCTACGTGACTACGCAGGACGGCTTGCTGGATGCCGACATTTTTATCTGTGGTAGCAAGGATCGCAACCGTGCCTTGGAAGGAGATTtggttgccattgagcttttggatgttgatgaagtctggtcacAGAAGAGGgagaaagaggaaaagaagaagcgcaaggatATCACGGACACTCGTTCTGGTTCCACTAACCAGGGTAGTCGGGATTCCGGCAACAATGATGACAACAACGCTGCCGAGGGCGGCATCCGACGACGTGGTAGTTTGCGACAGCGACCCACTCAGAAGAAGAACGACGATGTGGAAGTCGAGGGACAGAGTCTGCtacttgttgaagaggaagagattAATGACGAGCAGAAGCCGCTTTACGCTGGTCATGTTGTGGCCGTGATTGAGCGTGTTGCTGGGCAGATGTTTTCCGGCACATTGGGCCTGCTGCGTCCCAGCAGCCAGGCgaccaaggagaagcaggagGCTGAACGTGCTGCAAGAGATGGTGGTAACAGCCGCCACAATGATTCTCGGCAGCAAGAGAAGCCCAAGATCGTTTGGTTCAAGCCTACGGATAAGAGAGTCCCACTTATTGCCATTCCCACGGAACAGGCTCCCAGGGACTTCGTTGAGAAGCATCAAGATTATGCCGATCGTATCTTCGTCGCTTGCATCAAGCGTTGGCCCATCACGTCTCTTCACCCATTCGGTACCCTTGTTGAGCAACTTGGCCGCATGGGTGACCTTAAGGTGGAAACAGATGCCCTGCTTCGCGACAACAACTTTTCGTCTGACGAGTTCTCGGATGCCGTCCTACGTAGCGTAGGTCTCCAAGATTGGTCTGTGACCAAAGAGGAAGAATCTGAAGTGTCGGCTCGTCGCGATTACCGAAACGAAAAGACCTTTACTGTTGATTTCAATGGCAGTGCGGAGCTAGGAAATGCCATTCATGTCAAGTCTCGTCccgatggcaagattgaagttGGTATTCACGTACCCGATGTCACTCACTTTGTCAAGCCCAACTCGCTGGTCGACCGTGAGGCTAAGAAGCGTGGAACGTCTGTCCAACTCATCAACCGCTTCTGCGCTCTCCTTCCCCCGAAGCTATCCAGCGAGATCTGCTCtcttggaccagaccaggacCGCTTTACCGTCTCTGTTGTGTTCAACGTGAACCCCAACAATGGATCAGTTGCTGAAGGAGACAGTTGGGTTGGTAAGAGTATCATCAAAAGCTCTGGCAAGGTCACGCTAAAGGATATTGATTCGGCACTGGAGAACGCTTCCGAGTTCAACAACGATGCTGTTCCAGTCAATACTATTCAAATTCTCCAGGCCGTTGCTCAAAAGTTTCGCGAGGCACGCCTCGGTGCTGGCGGTGAACCAATTGCCCCATTGCGATTGTTCCAGCAGTTGGATGACGAGAACAATCCTGTTCAGGACAACATTTTCGACTCCACGCAAGCTCTcgagcttgttgaagagctCATGCACAAGGCCAACGGTTACGTTGCACAGCGTCTGGCGGAGGGCCTGCCCGAGAAGGCCTTACTTCGCCGGCAGGCCTCCCCCAACCCGCGTCGTTTGCAGACTTTTGTCGACCGCATGAATGCTTTGGGCTACGATATTGACGCCTCCGGAAGCGGTGCACTCCAGAACAGTCTGTTTAGGGTGGAAGATACTGATCTTCGCAAGGGCATGGAGACGGTTGTTCTCAAATCAATGCATCGTGCTAAATACTTCATTGCGAGCAAAACAGTTAAGCAGATATGGCCACACTACTCACTCAATCTGCCGCTTTATACACATTTCACCAGCCCAACTCGCCGCTATGCTGACATCATTGTTCATCGTCAGCTGGAGGCTGTCTTGTCTGAGGGCAAGATTGAGTTTACTGACGACGTGGAAAGTCTGGCCAAGACCATTGAGTCATGCAACACCAAGAAGGAGTCGGCACAGAACGCACAGGACCAGAGCATCCACATCGAGTCTTGCCGTACAATGGACAAGAAGCGACAGGAGGCTAACGGTGACCTCATCTCTGAGGGCATTGTCCTTTGCGTATATGAGTCTGCCTTTGATGTGCTCATCCCCGAATGGGGTTTTGAGAAACGCGTGCACTGTGACcagctgccattgaagaaggcCGAGTTCAGAAAAGAGAAGCGAGTTTTGGAGCTGTACTGGGAGAAGGGCGTGCCGAGCTCTGCTTACGTTCCTGAGGATGAACGGCCCAAGGCCGCCGCTTCTCAGCGAATGACcaatgccatggccgctGCCCGCCAGGCTGAGGAGGCTGAGAGAGTGAAGAAGGAGCGTGAGGAAGCGACTCGCAAGCAGACAGTGACCGGTACCATCTCTACTGATGACGTGGATGCCctgtttgacgatgacgatgaagacaaCACTTCTGATATTACAGAAGCCATGGCTGGAGCATCCCTTGCCGAGCGGCCAACACAGAGCGTGCCAGGATCGCCTGCACGCTCGTCCTCGAACGCGGGTACCCTCCACCGAACACGTTCAGACTCCAAGGTCCCCGTCACGGAGGCTGTAGAGACTCGACTGACCAACAAGGAGAAGTACTTGAAGCTGTTCAAGCTGAGAGAGGAGGGTGGCGACTACATTCAGGA is a window of Pochonia chlamydosporia 170 chromosome 5, whole genome shotgun sequence DNA encoding:
- a CDS encoding RNA export mediator Gle1 (similar to Cordyceps militaris CM01 XP_006668436.1); the protein is MTNSSPLRRSQLLSSPDRNYLSNFLLDGRNNELSHRDALAAAQVEHDRVREAAIRVYELHELKEEHNRILEQGRREQERLKAEAAIAAEEARLQALRAKSIPKPPPPKQEPEPVQPVEKQIEKKTEPAAPKSPEVKKSEPAQRTQAKSQPPPAAAPQKNGLFSSLDRPTPSNPFATATQQGQSQQPSPFSQNETPAASAIAPQIQQPVAQTQTPQTQRQAAPSSKSPLDPLSDRYVQIHQALKQLRKDIVAASKVAGSPLKGKVGTIRREIRVSIGQLTGGKGANAQPTSKIMALLRQSLDGQLPSPPVDVSRFVAVPRERSNEDVPNNDAVLPSLFIYLMNICAKGIISQFINECGANPKAADPIGVFTAQVFSHKDFSWRGQSLIDILLAKFRVVCPVLFGSRGNDKTERGRHALGWKKDGPTWLPEQNHNDRMAGLGAGFASISLRDFSKASKKNPYPPTHYWKAFANIVNCPAAEISNTQLVVLRSMIDGHEHRFLNFYGNAAIAALQLALVEFPKRAPANSSAAGSLRALADILRSDGGLALA
- a CDS encoding cell wall biogenesis protein phosphatase Ssd1 (similar to Neosartorya fischeri NRRL 181 XP_001264623.1) — translated: MEQQQQQQQQQPQQQQQSAQQQPTGGVPGPAGRRLHIAHRRSPSELTPLMSMFANPGMEQLAIQQQIELLQQQQQQIQATHQQYVNMGMMPPGQPLGHNGAFNPLQPMGNAFQFPNQMGQQNMAPPSQPHSHRRNQSAMPNMGMGPPPAPSSGASGSNFGNFEAPPAHNRENTSGRGGRGGSGGGHQRRHSLALADAKKAAEIAQQKRTTSGFQFPAAPAPASDKPDDENKPVASSNLDISVAQGSNRGRGGHGRSQSMAVNGRGGSGLRSSAFNVGGDGEMRRGGGHARTGSRNFEGNWRTQGQNQDQSGNAGQGSSFQPGHRPRGSINQSVSSIGAFQYNPNQPQLMQLPGQMMMPQMYGQQLNPIQLSQLQALQAAQMNGQQFQGLQTSQHAGQLGGQQQQQQQRKTLFTPYLPQASLPALLADGQLVAGILRVNKKNRSDAYVTTQDGLLDADIFICGSKDRNRALEGDLVAIELLDVDEVWSQKREKEEKKKRKDITDTRSGSTNQGSRDSGNNDDNNAAEGGIRRRGSLRQRPTQKKNDDVEVEGQSLLLVEEEEINDEQKPLYAGHVVAVIERVAGQMFSGTLGLLRPSSQATKEKQEAERAARDGGNSRHNDSRQQEKPKIVWFKPTDKRVPLIAIPTEQAPRDFVEKHQDYADRIFVACIKRWPITSLHPFGTLVEQLGRMGDLKVETDALLRDNNFSSDEFSDAVLRSVGLQDWSVTKEEESEVSARRDYRNEKTFTVDFNGSAELGNAIHVKSRPDGKIEVGIHVPDVTHFVKPNSLVDREAKKRGTSVQLINRFCALLPPKLSSEICSLGPDQDRFTVSVVFNVNPNNGSVAEGDSWVGKSIIKSSGKVTLKDIDSALENASEFNNDAVPVNTIQILQAVAQKFREARLGAGGEPIAPLRLFQQLDDENNPVQDNIFDSTQALELVEELMHKANGYVAQRLAEGLPEKALLRRQASPNPRRLQTFVDRMNALGYDIDASGSGALQNSLFRVEDTDLRKGMETVVLKSMHRAKYFIASKTVKQIWPHYSLNLPLYTHFTSPTRRYADIIVHRQLEAVLSEGKIEFTDDVESLAKTIESCNTKKESAQNAQDQSIHIESCRTMDKKRQEANGDLISEGIVLCVYESAFDVLIPEWGFEKRVHCDQLPLKKAEFRKEKRVLELYWEKGVPSSAYVPEDERPKAAASQRMTNAMAAARQAEEAERVKKEREEATRKQTVTGTISTDDVDALFDDDDEDNTSDITEAMAGASLAERPTQSVPGSPARSSSNAGTLHRTRSDSKVPVTEAVETRLTNKEKYLKLFKLREEGGDYIQDVTEMTRVPIILKTDLSKSPPCLTIRSLNPYAL